The following are from one region of the Ochotona princeps isolate mOchPri1 chromosome 4, mOchPri1.hap1, whole genome shotgun sequence genome:
- the LOC101517981 gene encoding olfactory receptor 4P4-like, translating into MEIHNNVTEFIFMGLWGNRHTELLLFFFFLLCYLAVLMGNFIILLTITCSHLIEQPMYYFLCHLSLMDVCYTSTVVPRLIRDLAAVRKNISYAKCMTQLFTLHLLAGVEIFILVCMALDRYVAIVKPLHYMVIMNRKRCHMLIAMAWLLGFWHSIALLLMVLSLPFCGPNQINHYFCDVKPLLKLVCKDIHVVNILAIANSGIVAVAIFLVLVSSYILILYNLRTRSSAGRRKALSTCSSHIMVVVLCFVPCIYIYVLPAGSENKDKEVSVFYTVIVPMLNPLIYTLRNTEMKHAMPKVWSQLSHSELQ; encoded by the coding sequence ATGGAAATTCATAACAATGTCACAGAATTCATTTTCATGGGACTGTGGGGAAACAGGCACACAGAGCTActgctcttcttcttcttcctgctttGCTACCTGGCGGTCTTGATGGGGAACTTCATCATCCTGCTCACCATCACCTGCAGCCACCTCATTGAACAGCCCATGTACTACTTTCTGTGCCACCTCTCCCTCATGGATGTCTGCTACACCTCCACTGTGGTTCCACGGCTAATCAGGGACTTAGCTGCAGTAAGAAAGAACATTTCCTATGCGAAGTGCATGACACAGCTCTTTACTCTCCACCTGCTAGCCGGTGTTGAAATCTTCATCTTGGTGTGCATGGCATTAGACCGCTATGTGGCCATTGTCAAGCCCTTGCACTACATGGTCATCATGAACCGGAAGAGGTGCCACATGCTGATTGCCATGGCTTGGCTTCTGGGGTTTTGGCACTCCATTGCTCTCCTGCTCATGGTACTCAGCTTACCTTTCTGTGGTCCCAATCAGATAAATCATTACTTCTGTGATGTGAAACCTCTGTTGAAACTGGTCTGCAAAGATATCCATGTGGTTAATATCTTAGCGATTGCTAATTCAGGGATAGTGGCAGTTgcaatttttcttgttttggtaTCTTCTTATATTCTCATTTTATACAACCTCAGGACAAGGTCCTCTGCTGGGCGTCGCAAAGCCTTGTCAACCTGTAGCTCTCACATAATGGTTGTAgttttgtgttttgtgccttGCATCTACATCTATGTACTACCTGCAGGAAGTGAGAACAAGGACAAGGAAGTGTCTGTGTTTTACACTGTGATTGTTCCCATGCTAAACCCTCTCATCTACACCTTGAGAAATACGGAGATGAAACATGCCATGCCGAAGGTGTGGTCTCAATTGTCACATTCAGAATTACAGTAA